A single region of the Arthrobacter sp. zg-Y820 genome encodes:
- a CDS encoding acyl-CoA carboxylase subunit epsilon produces the protein MTAWDLPDPWSRTPEQAVPQPPLFSVLGGNPSAEELAALTAVVMGLNADGGAPRTTPESARRTWNRRRMLSLAPKPGPGSWRRSFR, from the coding sequence GTGACGGCCTGGGACCTGCCGGATCCGTGGAGCCGGACGCCGGAGCAGGCTGTGCCGCAGCCGCCGCTGTTTTCCGTCCTGGGCGGCAATCCGTCGGCCGAGGAGCTGGCGGCGCTGACCGCCGTCGTCATGGGGCTGAACGCCGACGGCGGTGCCCCGCGCACCACGCCGGAGTCCGCGCGCCGGACCTGGAACCGGCGGCGGATGCTGAGCCTGGCGCCCAAGCCCGGACCCGGCTCGTGGCGGCGCAGCTTCCGCTAG
- a CDS encoding acyl-CoA carboxylase subunit beta — translation MSIDQDLDLQTTAGKIAEYRRRQAQAEMPSGPAAVEKQHARGKHTARERIEMLVDAGSFVELDALAVHRSTAFGMEKKKPLGDGLVSGYATVDGRPIAVYSQDFSVYGGSLSQVNGEKIVKVQEHALRNGCPVVGILDGGGARIQEGVASLAMFADIFRNNVHASGVVPQISLIMGPSAGGAAYSPALTDYVVMVDKTSHMFITGPDVIKTVTGEDVDMETLGGARQHNTNTGTSTYLASDEEDAIEFVRELLDFLPSNNLAEAPLAAFSQEMELNDGDLALDELIPDSANQPYDMRAVIEQVLDDGHFLEMQALYAPNIMIGYGRVEGHTVGIVANQPMQFAGTLDIAASEKAARFVRNCDAFNVPILTFVDVPGFLPGTDQEFQGIIRRGAKLLYAYAEATVPKLTVITRKAYGGAYIVMGSKKLGADLNLAWPTAQIGVMGAQGAVNILYRGQLKAAADAGESVEQARADYIAQYEEELLNPYQAAQLGYVDAVVAPSETRLQLIRGLRALRDKRASLPAKKHGNMPL, via the coding sequence ATGAGCATCGACCAGGACCTTGACCTGCAGACCACAGCCGGCAAGATCGCTGAGTACCGCCGCCGCCAGGCGCAGGCCGAGATGCCTTCCGGCCCGGCCGCCGTCGAGAAGCAGCATGCCCGCGGCAAGCACACCGCCCGCGAGCGCATCGAGATGCTCGTGGACGCCGGCTCCTTTGTCGAGCTGGACGCCCTGGCCGTGCACCGCTCCACCGCGTTCGGCATGGAAAAGAAGAAGCCGCTGGGCGACGGCCTGGTCTCCGGGTACGCCACCGTCGACGGCCGCCCGATCGCCGTCTACAGCCAGGACTTCTCCGTGTACGGCGGTTCCCTGAGCCAGGTCAACGGCGAGAAGATCGTCAAGGTCCAGGAACACGCCCTGCGCAACGGCTGCCCCGTCGTCGGCATCCTGGACGGCGGCGGCGCCCGCATCCAGGAGGGCGTGGCCTCGCTGGCCATGTTCGCCGACATCTTCCGCAACAACGTCCACGCCTCCGGAGTGGTCCCGCAGATCTCCCTGATCATGGGCCCGTCCGCCGGCGGCGCCGCCTACTCCCCCGCCCTGACCGACTATGTGGTGATGGTGGACAAGACCAGCCACATGTTCATCACCGGACCCGACGTCATCAAGACCGTCACCGGCGAGGACGTGGACATGGAAACCCTCGGCGGCGCCCGGCAGCACAACACCAACACCGGCACCTCCACGTACCTGGCCTCCGACGAGGAGGACGCCATCGAGTTCGTCCGCGAGCTCCTGGACTTCCTGCCTTCCAACAACCTGGCCGAGGCGCCGCTGGCCGCCTTCTCGCAGGAGATGGAACTGAACGACGGCGACCTCGCCCTGGACGAGCTCATTCCGGACTCCGCCAACCAGCCCTACGACATGCGCGCCGTCATTGAGCAGGTGCTCGACGACGGCCACTTCCTGGAGATGCAGGCCCTCTACGCGCCGAACATCATGATCGGCTACGGCCGGGTCGAGGGCCACACCGTGGGCATCGTCGCCAACCAGCCGATGCAGTTCGCCGGCACCCTGGACATCGCCGCCTCCGAGAAGGCCGCCCGCTTTGTCCGCAACTGCGACGCCTTCAACGTTCCCATCCTCACCTTCGTGGATGTTCCGGGCTTCCTGCCGGGCACCGACCAGGAATTCCAGGGCATCATCCGCCGCGGCGCCAAGCTGCTCTATGCCTACGCCGAGGCCACCGTGCCCAAGCTGACCGTGATCACCCGCAAGGCGTACGGCGGCGCGTACATCGTGATGGGCTCGAAGAAGCTCGGCGCGGACCTGAACCTGGCCTGGCCCACCGCGCAGATCGGCGTCATGGGCGCCCAGGGCGCGGTGAACATCCTCTACCGCGGCCAGCTCAAGGCAGCGGCCGACGCCGGGGAAAGCGTTGAGCAGGCACGCGCCGACTACATCGCGCAGTATGAAGAGGAACTGCTCAACCCCTACCAGGCCGCCCAGCTCGGCTACGTCGACGCCGTCGTCGCCCCCTCGGAAACCCGCCTGCAGCTGATCCGCGGGCTGCGCGCCCTGCGCGACAAGCGCGCTTCGCTGCCCGCCAAGAAGCACGGAAACATGCCGCTGTGA
- a CDS encoding NAD(P)-dependent oxidoreductase produces MTSLTPDSGPRSLAGRTILMSGGSRGIGLAIALRAAADGANIAIMAKTAEPHPKLQGTVYTAAEQLEAAGGKALPIIGDVRNDDDVARAVAETVAHFGGIDIVVNNASAIDLRNTDDVTMKSYDLMADINVRGTFMLSKFSLDALRQSANPHILTLSPPLNLDPKWAGSYLAYTMAKYGMSLTTLGLAAELKDDGVAVNSLWPVTAIDTAAIRNLGGEKMAAASRNSDIMADAAHAILTRPSHEATGNFYTDEQVLREEGITDFRPYSLGAPEDKLMQDFFL; encoded by the coding sequence ATGACTTCTCTCACACCTGATTCCGGACCCCGTTCGCTCGCCGGCCGCACCATCCTGATGTCCGGCGGCAGCCGCGGCATCGGCCTGGCCATCGCTCTGCGCGCTGCGGCCGACGGCGCCAACATCGCCATCATGGCCAAGACCGCCGAGCCCCATCCCAAGCTGCAGGGCACCGTGTACACGGCAGCCGAACAGCTGGAGGCCGCCGGAGGCAAGGCCCTGCCGATCATCGGCGATGTTCGCAACGACGACGACGTCGCCCGGGCCGTCGCGGAAACCGTGGCGCATTTCGGGGGCATCGACATCGTGGTCAACAATGCCTCCGCCATCGACCTGCGGAACACCGACGACGTCACCATGAAGAGCTACGACCTGATGGCCGACATCAACGTCCGCGGCACCTTCATGCTCTCCAAGTTCTCCCTGGACGCCCTGCGCCAGTCCGCGAACCCACACATCCTCACGCTTTCCCCGCCCCTGAACCTGGATCCGAAGTGGGCCGGGTCCTACCTGGCGTACACGATGGCCAAGTACGGAATGTCCCTGACGACGCTCGGACTCGCCGCGGAACTCAAGGACGACGGCGTCGCCGTGAACTCGCTGTGGCCGGTCACCGCCATCGACACCGCTGCCATCCGCAACCTTGGCGGCGAGAAAATGGCGGCGGCCTCCCGCAATTCGGACATCATGGCCGACGCCGCACACGCCATCCTGACACGCCCCAGCCATGAGGCCACCGGCAATTTCTACACCGACGAGCAGGTGCTGCGTGAAGAGGGAATCACTGACTTCCGTCCCTACTCGCTTGGCGCGCCCGAGGACAAGCTGATGCAGGACTTCTTCCTCTAG
- a CDS encoding biotin--[acetyl-CoA-carboxylase] ligase → MHSRYSSMERPGLDQERLRAALVAPQGPLPRLDVVAETGSTNTDLADQARLRPADAPDLTVLTAEMQTAGKGRLGRTWVAPPRSSLFVSVLLRPVNAAGRPLPTQSYGWLSLLAALALSESVAARTGVEARLKWPNDVMVDGRKLAGVLAQLVMDSSGAPPAVVVGAGMNVSLTDEDLPVPTATSLLMEYSSTTDRNILLEDYLRELAAKYRDFCAVDGDASRAWADGTSLVEKISARMATLGQEVRADLPGGKSLTGRAVALDSYGSLVLVDELGERHAVVAGDVVHLRAVQA, encoded by the coding sequence ATGCATTCGCGTTACTCCAGCATGGAAAGACCAGGGCTTGACCAGGAGCGTCTCCGAGCCGCGCTCGTGGCGCCGCAGGGACCCCTGCCCCGGCTGGATGTCGTGGCCGAAACCGGCTCCACCAACACCGATCTGGCTGACCAGGCGCGGCTTCGCCCGGCAGATGCTCCGGACCTGACCGTCCTGACCGCCGAGATGCAGACCGCCGGCAAGGGACGGCTGGGCCGGACCTGGGTTGCCCCGCCGCGCTCGTCGCTGTTCGTCAGCGTCCTGCTCCGGCCGGTCAATGCCGCCGGCCGGCCGCTGCCCACCCAGTCCTACGGCTGGTTGTCGCTGCTGGCTGCCCTGGCCTTGTCGGAATCCGTCGCCGCCCGCACCGGCGTCGAGGCCCGCCTGAAGTGGCCGAACGACGTCATGGTCGATGGGCGCAAGCTCGCCGGCGTCCTGGCCCAGCTGGTGATGGATTCCAGCGGCGCCCCACCCGCCGTCGTCGTGGGCGCGGGCATGAACGTCTCCCTGACCGACGAGGATCTGCCGGTTCCCACGGCCACGTCGCTGCTGATGGAGTACTCCTCCACCACCGACCGCAACATTCTCCTTGAGGATTATCTGCGCGAGCTGGCTGCCAAGTACCGGGACTTTTGCGCGGTCGACGGCGATGCCTCCCGGGCGTGGGCCGACGGCACCTCGCTGGTCGAGAAGATCAGTGCCCGGATGGCGACCCTGGGCCAGGAGGTCCGCGCAGACCTGCCCGGCGGAAAATCCCTCACGGGACGAGCCGTGGCCCTCGACTCATACGGTTCGCTGGTCCTGGTGGACGAACTCGGCGAGCGGCATGCGGTCGTCGCCGGCGACGTGGTGCACCTGCGCGCCGTGCAGGCGTGA
- a CDS encoding PH domain-containing protein — protein sequence MNIRLKLAPGERIIVASRPHARQLVWPVVLAVLVCAAAGFGYGYLDRDSLPGQVADWRGYLQPAVVVVSLVLLARFCLPPVLRWAFARYIVTNRRLIHRQGVLRRRERELPLASVFQLEAWQTVTERMQRSGTLAVDVGYDRVVHYEHVPEVHKFKAIVLAAIDQLPMTAMFDGVDMEGDGDYDYEGRGNE from the coding sequence GTGAACATCAGGCTGAAACTCGCGCCGGGGGAGCGGATTATCGTGGCCAGCAGGCCGCATGCCCGCCAGCTGGTCTGGCCCGTTGTCCTGGCCGTCCTGGTGTGCGCTGCCGCCGGGTTCGGTTACGGCTATCTGGACCGTGATTCCCTGCCCGGGCAGGTGGCGGATTGGCGCGGATACCTGCAGCCCGCCGTCGTCGTCGTTTCCCTGGTGCTGCTGGCGCGGTTCTGCCTGCCGCCGGTGCTGCGGTGGGCGTTTGCACGGTACATCGTCACCAACCGGCGCCTCATCCACCGGCAGGGAGTGCTGCGCCGGCGGGAACGCGAATTGCCGCTGGCCTCGGTCTTTCAGCTCGAGGCCTGGCAGACCGTTACGGAGCGGATGCAGCGTTCCGGGACGCTGGCGGTGGACGTTGGCTATGACCGGGTGGTGCACTACGAACACGTGCCCGAGGTCCACAAGTTCAAGGCCATCGTGTTGGCCGCCATAGACCAGTTGCCGATGACCGCCATGTTCGATGGTGTAGATATGGAAGGAGATGGGGACTACGACTACGAAGGGAGGGGCAATGAGTGA
- a CDS encoding adenylate/guanylate cyclase domain-containing protein yields the protein MSEEGRDAEPAADPEPMTLSMPAVPPRPRAADANSDADANTGNGRAGSGRAGSGSTGAPADAGSAAIDREDVRKLEAQLIGGPRTLKRREAAAEAGVSLLSARKLWRAMGFPNLDDDAVFFTEQDREALTTVIELVRDEQLTEEAAISIMRSIGQMTDRMVVWQIEALVEEMVVQRGIPDAEARKALVAALPALIEPLEKTLVYAWKRQMNSAVQRLALRAEAGLASHDGSASDDNPLPLARAVGFADLVSYTSLSRQMNEKTLAHMVQRFEHKCAEIISVGGGRLVKTIGDEVLFNAETPEAGAEISLALAKAFTEDDLLPAARVSLVWGRVLSRLGDIYGPTVNLASRLTSLAEPGTVLTDASTAAALRNNDRFVLIPHQPRNVRGFGEIHPVTLARGTGSGLILD from the coding sequence ATGAGTGAGGAAGGCCGCGACGCCGAACCGGCAGCGGATCCCGAGCCGATGACCCTGTCCATGCCAGCCGTTCCTCCCCGGCCCCGAGCCGCCGACGCCAACTCCGACGCCGACGCCAACACCGGGAACGGGCGTGCCGGTTCCGGGCGCGCGGGCTCCGGTTCCACCGGCGCACCGGCCGATGCCGGTTCCGCCGCCATCGACCGCGAGGACGTGCGCAAGCTGGAGGCCCAGCTGATCGGCGGCCCGCGTACCCTCAAGCGGCGCGAAGCTGCCGCCGAAGCGGGCGTGTCCCTGCTCTCGGCCCGCAAGCTCTGGCGGGCGATGGGATTTCCCAACCTCGACGACGACGCGGTGTTCTTCACCGAGCAGGACCGCGAGGCGCTGACCACCGTGATCGAACTGGTCCGCGACGAGCAGCTGACCGAGGAAGCCGCCATCTCGATCATGCGCTCGATCGGCCAGATGACCGACCGCATGGTGGTCTGGCAGATTGAAGCGCTGGTCGAGGAAATGGTGGTCCAGCGCGGAATTCCCGACGCCGAGGCCCGCAAGGCGCTGGTGGCAGCACTTCCGGCCCTGATCGAACCGCTGGAAAAGACGCTGGTGTACGCCTGGAAACGGCAGATGAACTCAGCCGTGCAGCGGTTGGCGCTGCGCGCCGAAGCCGGTCTGGCCAGCCATGACGGCTCCGCGTCCGACGACAACCCGCTGCCCCTGGCCCGCGCCGTCGGCTTTGCCGATCTGGTGTCCTACACCTCCCTGTCGCGGCAGATGAATGAGAAAACCCTGGCCCACATGGTCCAGCGCTTTGAGCACAAGTGCGCCGAGATCATCTCCGTGGGCGGCGGCCGGCTGGTGAAGACCATCGGCGACGAGGTGCTGTTCAACGCGGAAACACCGGAAGCCGGGGCGGAAATCTCGCTGGCCCTGGCCAAGGCCTTCACGGAGGACGACCTGCTGCCGGCGGCGCGCGTGTCCCTGGTCTGGGGGCGGGTGCTCTCCCGGCTGGGCGACATCTACGGGCCCACCGTCAATCTGGCCTCCCGGCTGACCTCGCTCGCTGAACCCGGCACCGTCCTGACGGACGCCTCGACCGCCGCAGCCCTGCGGAACAACGACCGGTTTGTGCTGATCCCGCATCAGCCCCGCAACGTGCGCGGATTCGGCGAAATCCACCCCGTGACCCTCGCCCGCGGCACCGGGTCGGGACTGATTCTCGATTGA
- a CDS encoding PP2C family serine/threonine-protein phosphatase — protein MNFDETTSPGLELRAVFGYASDRGLRRDQNEDSLIAADPIFAVADGMGGHEAGEVASSICVRTLGEAPFVGEHLPEVAAAEVQKLLREADARIREATDGRAGTTLTGAVLVRDAGKPCWLVFNVGDSRTYRLTNGLLEQITVDHSEVQELVDMGQITPDEALVHPRRHVVTRALGTGSDTDADYWLIPVEPGDRLLVCSDGLTGEVSDGQLQQILASVSNPQDACASMVQAALRSGGRDNITVLVIDVEGSVERSVPAAVTLPGGADPQPAAGNTES, from the coding sequence ATGAACTTCGACGAAACGACATCCCCGGGCTTGGAACTCCGTGCAGTCTTTGGCTATGCCTCTGACCGCGGACTGCGCCGGGACCAGAACGAGGATTCGCTGATCGCCGCGGACCCGATCTTCGCCGTCGCCGACGGCATGGGAGGCCACGAAGCAGGCGAAGTGGCGAGCAGCATTTGCGTCCGCACCCTGGGCGAGGCGCCGTTTGTCGGCGAGCATCTGCCCGAGGTCGCCGCCGCCGAAGTCCAGAAGCTGCTCCGCGAAGCCGATGCCAGGATCCGGGAAGCGACAGATGGCCGTGCCGGCACCACGCTGACCGGCGCCGTCCTCGTCCGGGACGCGGGCAAACCCTGCTGGCTGGTTTTCAATGTGGGGGATTCCCGGACCTACCGGCTGACCAACGGGCTGCTGGAGCAGATCACCGTGGATCACAGCGAGGTCCAGGAACTGGTGGACATGGGCCAAATTACGCCGGATGAAGCCCTGGTCCATCCGCGCCGCCACGTGGTTACCCGGGCGCTGGGCACGGGCAGTGATACGGATGCCGACTACTGGCTGATCCCGGTGGAACCCGGCGACCGCCTGCTGGTGTGCTCCGACGGCCTGACTGGCGAGGTGAGCGACGGGCAGCTGCAGCAGATCCTGGCCTCCGTCAGCAATCCGCAGGACGCCTGCGCTTCCATGGTGCAGGCAGCGCTGCGGTCCGGCGGCCGCGACAACATCACCGTCCTGGTGATCGACGTCGAAGGTTCCGTCGAGCGCAGCGTCCCGGCGGCCGTGACCCTTCCCGGCGGAGCGGATCCCCAACCTGCCGCGGGAAACACCGAGTCGTGA
- a CDS encoding RDD family protein, translating to MAAHPHVVNATARQRLAAKVIDAAPVLLTGAALLGSGRWVPAAASVAVAYCVWLWWWEAGSGKTPGNLALGIRTTDEAGHSPGLLGIFLRGMLLGLSAATVVGPPVLLVSSVWDANDRRQGWHDKAAHTLVVDVRAGRNPLATGGLRPAAPADGPGWIPG from the coding sequence ATGGCAGCCCATCCCCACGTGGTCAACGCAACGGCCCGGCAGCGGCTGGCGGCCAAGGTCATCGACGCTGCCCCGGTCCTGCTCACCGGAGCGGCGCTGCTTGGCAGCGGGCGCTGGGTCCCGGCTGCGGCCTCCGTTGCCGTCGCCTACTGTGTGTGGCTGTGGTGGTGGGAAGCCGGCAGCGGCAAGACGCCGGGCAACCTGGCCCTGGGCATCCGCACCACCGACGAAGCCGGACATTCACCCGGGCTGCTCGGCATTTTCCTGCGCGGGATGCTGCTGGGCCTGTCGGCAGCCACCGTGGTCGGCCCGCCGGTGCTGCTGGTCTCCAGCGTCTGGGATGCCAATGACCGGCGCCAGGGCTGGCACGACAAGGCGGCACACACCCTGGTGGTGGATGTCAGGGCGGGCCGGAACCCGCTGGCCACGGGCGGGCTGCGGCCGGCCGCGCCCGCCGACGGACCCGGCTGGATCCCGGGCTAG
- the eccCa gene encoding type VII secretion protein EccCa produces MSTRILHRPARTTAPARTIEAFSLDAPPPIEGGRTGMNMMSLVPLLGAGVSMTVMMLFRGSPLAAVGALMMVVTIIASVIMMLSQRGRQGKQRREQRENYLEYLERSRAELRADEQAALAVARAASPPPNALFDILRDTRRIWERRRSNEDFLHVRIGTGFRRNREVTIMSTGSALAQTDTFMTTELEILKRRYESSPELPLTVPLDCAGNVSVVGSRRFVAAVARLLLIEGAAFHSPEDLHLALVLPEERRNDWEWATWLPHLADQKSTHATGPVRRLAPTVDALAEVLAEDLHHRSSLAAESRKNFLRGGVGTALPRLLVVNDSYGALPAELQLPDQQASAASLGITTVFLVADRQQEPGEVAVRISEDSGGPDGTFILENYRDDPVNPAVERGSLDLLPVPLAEALARELAPLRLSPDSFEHDTAETAQGFLEMLGLSADLDAADIRRLWKPRGEVDFLRVPLGPDDRGRPALLDLKESAQFGHGPHGLCVGATGSGKSEMLRSMVVGLLATHSPEVLAMVLVDYKGGATFAPFAGAPQVAGVITNLSDDVSLIERVYASLSGEIQRRQEVLKAAGNLANITDYQLHRQELKAQGIELAPLPHLVVIIDEFGELLTARPDFIELFLSIGRIGRSIGVHLLLSSQRIEGGKLRGLDTYLSYRIGLRTLSEAESRTVLDTPDAFHLPPVPGFGYLKVDTTTYTRFKAGYVSGPLEAARHDGGPAEADDQPQVLQVPRYAASLAAAPGTGGAGTGGAGTGTAGAAAAPSSTSSSKRTTGPTVLSTLMDTLATFPRAVDPIWLPPLPRGIALDRAAGGLSGEKGLRLASGGSLRVPVGLLDDPAKQWQGIWELDLAANGGNAAIVGGPQTGKSTALRTIVASLSLTHSPAEVGIYAIDLLGSSLVPLEGLPHVGGVAVRTNREVVRRTVDELLAMLAHREHVFEKHQVDSLPTLRRRCAKGDIPELPSADIVLVLDGYGQLSDEFEEIEKAVHALISRGAGYGIHIIVTCSRTNEIRISQQSFFGNRIELRLADPGESAHGRKLAEAVSTDSPGRSLTDRKLQGHFALPRLDSDPDDGSATQGLRELVAAVAASTRERAMQVRVLPGLVSAETALTPDAAAAVPLGLRETDLGTETLDLHSRERHLLIMGDDGSGKTNVMRSVVRRLIAQHRPEDIVFAVFDPRRSLTGEVPTESLGGYATSAALADQLAAAVAGELEKRTTAAPAELAGLPRIVLVIDDYDVLTAGGSSPLSRLTPFLPLAPEIGLHAVLSRRVRGASRGMYEPFFTALRDSGSAALILSGDRGEGTLINGVRARTLPPGRAQLIQPGKPVQVLQLFFNDDESRILSGTG; encoded by the coding sequence ATGAGCACCCGGATCCTGCACCGTCCCGCGCGCACCACCGCTCCCGCACGGACCATCGAGGCCTTTTCACTGGATGCCCCGCCGCCCATCGAGGGCGGCAGGACCGGCATGAACATGATGTCCCTCGTTCCGCTGCTGGGCGCCGGGGTGTCGATGACGGTCATGATGCTCTTCCGCGGGTCTCCGCTGGCTGCCGTGGGGGCGCTGATGATGGTTGTCACGATCATCGCGTCGGTGATCATGATGCTCAGCCAGCGCGGCCGGCAGGGCAAGCAGCGCCGGGAACAGCGGGAAAACTATCTGGAGTATCTGGAACGCTCCCGTGCCGAGCTGCGCGCCGATGAACAGGCCGCGCTGGCCGTCGCCCGGGCCGCCAGCCCTCCGCCGAACGCCCTGTTCGACATCCTCCGGGACACCCGGCGGATCTGGGAGCGGCGCCGCTCCAACGAGGATTTCCTGCACGTGCGGATCGGCACCGGCTTCCGGCGCAACCGCGAGGTCACCATCATGAGCACCGGATCGGCGCTGGCCCAGACCGACACCTTCATGACCACGGAACTGGAAATCCTCAAGCGCCGGTACGAGTCCAGCCCGGAGCTGCCGCTGACGGTGCCGCTGGACTGCGCCGGCAACGTCTCAGTGGTGGGTTCCCGCCGGTTCGTGGCTGCCGTGGCCCGGCTGCTGCTCATTGAAGGCGCGGCCTTCCACTCCCCCGAAGACCTCCACCTGGCCCTGGTCCTGCCGGAGGAGCGGCGGAACGACTGGGAATGGGCCACCTGGCTGCCGCACCTGGCGGATCAGAAGAGCACCCACGCCACGGGGCCGGTCCGCCGGCTCGCACCCACCGTTGATGCCCTGGCCGAAGTCCTCGCCGAAGATCTGCACCACCGCTCCTCGCTCGCCGCCGAATCCCGCAAGAACTTCCTGCGCGGCGGCGTCGGCACCGCGCTCCCCCGGCTGCTGGTGGTCAACGACTCCTACGGCGCGCTTCCGGCGGAACTGCAGCTGCCGGACCAGCAGGCCTCCGCCGCCTCGCTGGGCATCACGACCGTCTTCCTCGTCGCCGACCGGCAGCAGGAACCTGGCGAGGTGGCGGTGCGCATCAGCGAGGATTCCGGCGGACCGGACGGGACCTTCATCCTGGAAAACTACCGCGACGATCCGGTGAATCCCGCCGTCGAACGCGGAAGCCTGGACCTCCTCCCGGTGCCGCTTGCCGAGGCGCTGGCGCGGGAGCTGGCGCCGCTGCGCCTGTCGCCGGACTCGTTCGAGCATGACACCGCCGAAACTGCCCAGGGGTTCCTGGAAATGCTGGGCCTTTCGGCGGACCTGGACGCGGCCGACATCCGCCGGCTGTGGAAACCCCGCGGCGAAGTCGACTTCCTTCGGGTGCCGCTGGGCCCGGACGACCGCGGCCGGCCGGCCCTGCTGGACCTCAAGGAATCGGCGCAGTTCGGCCACGGGCCGCACGGCCTGTGCGTGGGCGCCACCGGCTCCGGCAAATCCGAAATGCTGCGCAGCATGGTCGTGGGACTGTTGGCCACCCACTCCCCCGAGGTCCTGGCCATGGTGCTGGTGGACTACAAGGGCGGCGCCACCTTCGCTCCCTTTGCCGGCGCACCGCAGGTCGCCGGGGTCATCACCAACCTGTCCGACGACGTCAGCCTGATCGAGCGCGTCTATGCCAGCCTCTCCGGCGAAATCCAGCGGCGGCAGGAAGTCCTGAAGGCGGCCGGCAACCTCGCCAACATCACCGACTACCAGCTGCACCGGCAGGAGCTGAAGGCCCAGGGCATCGAACTGGCACCCCTGCCGCACCTGGTGGTGATCATCGACGAATTCGGTGAACTGCTGACCGCCCGCCCGGACTTCATTGAACTGTTCCTCTCCATCGGCCGCATCGGCCGCTCCATCGGGGTGCACCTGCTGCTCTCCAGCCAGCGGATCGAGGGCGGCAAGCTGCGCGGCCTGGACACCTACCTCTCCTACCGGATCGGCCTGCGCACCCTCTCCGAGGCCGAATCACGCACGGTGCTGGACACCCCCGATGCCTTCCATCTGCCGCCGGTGCCGGGCTTCGGCTACCTGAAGGTGGACACCACCACCTACACCCGGTTCAAGGCCGGGTACGTGTCCGGCCCGCTGGAGGCCGCCCGGCACGATGGCGGGCCGGCCGAGGCGGACGACCAGCCGCAGGTCCTGCAGGTGCCGCGCTACGCCGCCTCCCTCGCGGCAGCACCGGGAACCGGGGGCGCGGGAACCGGGGGCGCGGGAACCGGGACCGCCGGCGCTGCCGCTGCGCCGTCGTCGACGTCGTCCTCCAAGCGCACCACCGGACCGACGGTCCTTTCCACGCTGATGGACACCCTGGCCACGTTCCCGCGTGCCGTCGACCCGATCTGGCTGCCGCCGCTGCCCCGCGGAATCGCGTTGGACCGCGCCGCCGGCGGCCTCTCCGGCGAGAAGGGGCTGCGGCTGGCCAGCGGCGGATCGCTGCGTGTTCCGGTGGGGCTGCTGGACGACCCGGCCAAGCAGTGGCAAGGCATTTGGGAGCTGGACCTTGCCGCGAACGGCGGCAACGCGGCGATCGTGGGCGGGCCCCAGACCGGCAAGAGCACCGCTCTGCGCACCATCGTGGCGTCGCTCTCGCTGACCCACAGCCCGGCCGAGGTGGGCATTTATGCGATCGACCTGCTCGGCAGCAGCCTGGTGCCGCTCGAAGGCCTTCCCCATGTGGGCGGGGTGGCGGTGCGCACCAACCGGGAAGTTGTCCGCCGCACCGTGGATGAGTTGCTGGCGATGCTGGCCCACCGCGAGCATGTGTTCGAGAAGCATCAGGTGGATTCGCTGCCGACCCTGCGCCGCCGCTGCGCGAAGGGGGACATTCCCGAGCTGCCCAGCGCCGACATTGTGCTGGTCCTGGACGGTTACGGACAGCTCAGCGATGAATTCGAGGAGATTGAAAAAGCCGTCCACGCACTGATCAGCCGCGGCGCCGGCTACGGCATCCACATCATCGTCACCTGCTCCCGGACGAACGAGATCCGGATCTCGCAGCAGAGCTTCTTCGGCAACCGGATCGAACTCCGGCTCGCCGATCCGGGCGAATCCGCACACGGACGCAAGCTCGCCGAGGCGGTCAGCACTGACAGCCCGGGCCGGTCCCTGACGGACCGCAAGCTGCAGGGCCATTTTGCCCTGCCGCGGCTGGATTCGGACCCCGATGACGGTTCCGCGACCCAGGGCCTGCGGGAGCTGGTGGCCGCGGTTGCCGCGTCGACCAGGGAGCGCGCCATGCAGGTCCGGGTCCTGCCGGGGCTGGTCTCCGCCGAGACGGCCCTTACCCCCGACGCGGCGGCCGCCGTTCCGCTGGGGCTCCGGGAGACCGACCTGGGCACGGAAACCCTGGACCTGCACAGCCGGGAACGGCACCTGCTGATCATGGGCGACGACGGCTCCGGCAAGACCAACGTCATGCGATCGGTCGTCCGCCGGCTCATCGCACAGCATCGGCCGGAGGACATTGTCTTTGCGGTCTTCGATCCGCGCCGCAGCCTGACCGGCGAGGTCCCCACCGAATCCCTGGGCGGCTACGCCACCAGTGCCGCCCTGGCTGACCAGCTCGCCGCGGCCGTCGCCGGGGAACTGGAAAAACGGACCACCGCCGCTCCGGCCGAGCTGGCCGGCCTGCCGCGCATCGTGCTGGTGATTGACGACTACGACGTCCTGACCGCCGGCGGCTCCTCACCGCTGAGCCGGCTGACCCCGTTCCTGCCGCTGGCACCGGAAATCGGGTTGCATGCCGTTCTGTCGCGGCGGGTGCGCGGCGCGAGCCGGGGCATGTACGAACCGTTCTTTACGGCCCTGCGGGATTCCGGCAGCGCGGCCCTGATTCTCTCCGGCGACCGCGGGGAGGGCACCCTGATCAACGGCGTTCGGGCCCGCACGCTGCCGCCCGGGCGCGCCCAGCTGATCCAGCCCGGCAAACCGGTCCAGGTGCTGCAGCTGTTTTTCAACGACGATGAGAGCCGGATCCTGAGCGGCACCGGGTGA